The Caldisericum sp. genome window below encodes:
- a CDS encoding DUF948 domain-containing protein, giving the protein MSLTVAVWIIAITLLLGVAGTFIFLLGFQRDITRTLTEVEMTLKTVEKNIDMLSEELHKTLKNTTGITEETKNLIKNVNTITSLNAIFQPLTQIGGQKDFVSKIISIGKIAMGIVQGYNLYKNFIGGKNERRES; this is encoded by the coding sequence ATGAGCCTTACAGTTGCAGTCTGGATTATTGCAATAACTCTTCTTTTAGGTGTTGCAGGAACTTTTATATTTCTTTTGGGTTTCCAAAGAGATATTACAAGGACGCTTACTGAAGTAGAAATGACTCTTAAAACGGTGGAGAAAAATATTGATATGCTTTCCGAAGAACTTCACAAAACTCTTAAGAACACAACGGGCATAACAGAAGAAACCAAAAACCTCATAAAAAATGTTAATACCATTACAAGTTTAAATGCAATATTTCAGCCACTAACTCAAATAGGTGGTCAAAAAGATTTTGTTTCAAAAATTATTTCCATTGGGAAAATTGCAATGGGGATAGTTCAGGGTTATAATCTTTACAAAAACTTCATAGGAGGTAAAAATGAGCGAAGAGAAAGTTGA
- a CDS encoding YtxH domain-containing protein, whose translation MSEEKVESFFGGFLVGAFVGFVIGLLYAPQSGEETRKLIKQKGIEVTEKAKEKGGELKEVVTSKVEEVKEKGKELLKKKGVEIQEEETK comes from the coding sequence ATGAGCGAAGAGAAAGTTGAATCATTTTTTGGCGGATTCTTAGTAGGTGCATTTGTTGGATTTGTGATTGGATTACTGTACGCACCTCAATCGGGTGAAGAAACAAGAAAACTTATAAAGCAAAAAGGGATTGAGGTCACAGAGAAAGCAAAAGAAAAAGGCGGGGAATTAAAGGAAGTAGTCACAAGCAAAGTTGAGGAAGTTAAGGAAAAGGGTAAGGAACTTTTAAAGAAAAAGGGCGTTGAAATTCAAGAAGAGGAAACTAAGTAG